Part of the Salvelinus sp. IW2-2015 linkage group LG7, ASM291031v2, whole genome shotgun sequence genome, CAACCCACACTACTAAAATAACACAGACCACACCACTACTAACAACAGACCACACCAACTACTAACACAGCCACACTACTACTAACACAGCCTGTGACACTactaacacagaccacacactactaacacagcccacactactactaacacagccacacaccactaCTAACACAGAACCACACTACTACTAACACAGACCACACTACTACTAACACAGCCCACACACTACTAACAGCCTGTGCACTACTAACAACAgaccacactactactacacagCCAACACTACTACTAACACAGCCCCACAACCACTAACTAACACAGACCACACTAACTAACcgacagactcacacacacatactacaagCCCACACTACTACTAACACAAGCCCACATCCAACTACTAACACAGACCACACCACTACTAACACAGACCACACCACTACTAACACAGACCCACTACTACTAACACAGCCACACTACTACTAACACAGCCTACCACTAAAACACAGACCACACTACTACTAACAACAGACCACACCACTACTAACACAGACCACACCACTACTAACACAGACCACACCACTACTAAACAGACCACACCACtactaacacgcacacacactactaacacagcccacactactactaacacagaaccacactactactaacacagaccacaccactactacacaGACCACACTACTACTAACACAGCCCACACTACTACTAACACAGCCCACACAACCACTACTAAACACAGACCACACTACTAACTAACACAGACCACACCACTACTAACACAAAGACCAGCACACTACTAACACAGACCACACCACTACTAAACACAGCCTGTGCCACTACTGCTAAACAGACCACACCCACTACTaacaaccacaccacactactacaacagaccacaccactactaacacagacacaccactACTAACACACGGCCACCACTACTACCAACTACTACTAACAAGACACACTACTACTAACACAGAACACTACTACTCACAAAGACCACTACTAACTAAGCCTAAACACCAACAGACCACACTACACCTACTAACACAGCCCACACTACACCCACACCACTACTAACACAGCCCACACTACTACTAACACAGCCCACACCACTACTAACACAGCCCACACCACTACTAACACAGCCCACACTATTACTAGCACAGACCACACCACTACTAACACAGCCTGCaccagtgcaatagagattgcgtcatctgtggatctgttggggatgtatgcaaattggagttggttcTAGTGTTTCCTGGATaactgtgttgatgtgagccgtgaccagcctttcaaagcaWTTCatgactacagatgtgagtgctacgggtacattttagacaggttaccttggKGTTCTTGGGCACAGAGACKatggtggtctgcttgaaacatgtaggtattacaggttgaaaatgtcagtgaagtcacttgccagttggtcagggcatgctcggagtacacgtcctggtaatccgtctggcccagcaggcAAACGTTTGACAATTCTACCGGTGCGTTTGAGTTTTTAAGCAGCGCCTTACAGTATATAAcgtggtgtctctctgtctgtgtYCTCTCCTCCAGGCCTGTATAAGATGCACTGGAACCCGGAGCATGCCCAGTCCCTCAGCCAGTGGCCTGAGCAGCACCTGGATGtgtcctccaccacctcctcaccGGCCCACAAGTCTGAGCTTTACGCCGCTGGCCGCGCCCACGGCCGAGGTGGCTCCGCCCACGGCTACGCCTGGGCCAATGATGACATCTCAGCCCTCACCGCCTCCAACCTGCTGAAGAGCTACGCAGAGAAGTACTGTGATGTTCTAGACTTGCCATACGACCGTCCACCGGGGCCCACTGTAGGGACCTACCCAGAGCCAGGGGCTTTCGGGGGCCTTATTGGCCTCAAGACTGAGCTGGAACCCTGGCCCCTGAGCCACAGTGCAGAGGGGCTCTATCCCGGGTCCCTGGACGGTCTGTCGGGCCCGAAGGCCGGGGCCACATCAGCAGGGCCACCAGGGGCCAGCAATATGTCGGGGGTCAACAGTAACCTCTCAGAGTCTTGTTATAGTGGTAGCAGCTCCTCCTCTGGCTCTCACTCAGGTGACTACAACCGCCCCAGCTACAACGGTACCTACGTCTCGCCTGGCTACTGCCCCCAGCCCCCCTCAGCACTGCCCCCTGCCTCCCTCCAACACCCCCTCCAGCCCACACCCACCCTGTTGCCCAGCTACTCCCTCTCCACCTCGGTCTACAACTACCCCCCCAGCAGCTACCCCCACCAGCCCGGCCTGGGCCCCACCTACAGCCACCCCTCTGCAGGGTACTTACCCCCGGGGCTGGCCGcccccactcccctcccctcccgtcCCACCGTGGTCGGGGGTAGCTACGGCTACCAGGAATCCGGAGGTGGGTTGAAGAGGAAGGCGTTTGAGATGTCATTAGACGAGGAGGAGGATGGCTCTAGATACAGTAAGTATACAGGCTACGACCCAGTGAAGCCCGGAGGaggggactctctctctccctacagagTGGGAGATAAAGAAAACAGTGGCTTCACCGCGGGCAGCACAGATCCCCAGACCTTCAAGCCCAGTAAGCCCTCCTCCCAGCCCCTCGTGTCCCCTCCGTACAGGGTGGCTTTAGCAGGGGACTACAGCCCACCAGCAGGGATGACTGGGGAGAacgtaggaggaggaggggggtcagAGAACCAGGGCTTCATCCAACAGCAGCACCACTCCTCCCTGGCCCACAACAATAAACTCCCCTCCCTGCATGGCCAGGGCCAGCCTGGGTCTGGACCAGGGGAGTCGGGCAGCCTGAAGAGCCCAGACCGCAGGCTTCTGGATCTAGTCAACGGGGAGGTGCTGGACTGTAGCCCGGCCCTGCTATGGGGGGAGCTGGCTGGGCTGACCCACGTCAAGGCTGCCCTGGAGGAGGAGCTGCTGTGGCCCTGTCTTAGGCCCAGCCCCGCTGTCCGCCCCCCAGCCACCGTTCTGTTATTCGGCCCCCGGGGAGGCGGGAAGACCACCCTAGCACGCTCCATGGCCTCCCAGCTTGGGGCCTCCTTCTATAGGCTCAGCGGGGCCATGTTAGCCTCTAAAGGCAAGGCTGAGGCTGAGGGGATCCTGGGGGCCACACTGCAGGTGGCGGGGTCGAGGCAGCCCTCCGTGGTGCTGCTCAGTGAGGTGGAGGctatggagaaggaggaggggctgaGGCAGGTGTTGCTATCTGCCCTGGAGAAGGCCCAGATGGAGTTAGGGTTGGCGGGAGCTGGGCTGGTGATCATGGTGTGTGCCACCGGTAGGCCGGACCTGCTCCAGGATGCTGTGCATCGGAGCTTCGCCAAGCGCTACCACGTGGGCCTGCCAGATGCTTTTTACACAAAGCCGAGTTGAGCGCAACGTGCATCTCGATAGTGAGTTAGGATTCCATCCAAAGATCCTGGTTATTCGTTATCCAAGACATAAATCAGTAATGTGTTGTCAAGGTGACATGGTCCAAGGAAATGGATAATCAGGGTCCTGTTCATGAGGcaccaaacaaaataaaacatacagAAACAGGGAAGGAACaacctggatttgtccaataagaaaaacGTATTTTCGATTTCCGTTGCAAAACAGACTGAATAGGGGCAGGACTACCTGGACTCGTCCAACATagaacacacatttttgttttccattgcaaatcTTTTTAAAACGTTTgccctaatgaacaggacccaggGTTGGGAGAACCCCCTGTCGACTGACTGCTACTCTCAGGACTTTATTCATTACCAGTCCTCTCCTGTGGGGTTTTAGATGTCATTACCTTATTCATTACCAGTCCTCTCCTGTGGTGTTTTAGATGTCATTACCTTATTCATTACCAGTCCTCTCCTGTGGTTTTTAGATGTCATTACCTTATTCATTACAGTCCTCCTTGTGGTGGTTTTAGATGTCATTACCTTATTCATTACTAGTCCTCTCCTTGTGGTGTTTTAGATGTCATTACCTTATTCATTACCAGTCCTCTCCCTGTGGTGTTTTAGATGTCATTACCTTATTCATTACCAGCAATCTCCTGTGGTGTTTTAGATGTCATTACCTTATTCATTACCAGTCCTCTCCTGTGGTGTTTTAGATTTCATTACCTTATTTTATCACCTTTTTTAGCATCATTATTGGTCATTTGGGTGTGAAAAGAGCTTAGGATCTattttaataactttttttttttttacccaaaaaTATCAATAGTAGCTCATCGTCTCTTATGTGTTATTGACTTAAAACATAGCTTCTCACCAAAATCATGACATCCTGGCCATTACTATAATCAAACTTCAAAACGTTGAAATGGAACGTATTGGTCATGAGACTGGGCTGTATTTGATTATagactgggtggttcgagccctgaatattgattggctgaaagccgtgagactgtataccacgggtatgacaaacatttaattttactgttctaattacgttagtaaccagtgtataatagtaataaggcacctcgggggtttctGGTATACTGTATGGCCAATATGCGTTGCGTAtttcctaagaacagcccttagccgtggtatatcggccaaataccacacctcctcggtccttattgcttaaatatacaacaCTATAATTCAAAGACATAAGCATAATGTCCACACATTTATTTGAATGTTGATTTATCACACATTCCTCGTTCACCAGTTCCTGAGAATGTTGCTTTAATACAGCGtataacacacacaggcactgcaAGGCAAGATTGCAACTCCTTGGATGTTGCTTTAATACAGCGTATAACACACACAGGCHCKGCAAGGCAAGATGGCAGCTCCTTGGATGTTGCTTTAATACAGCGTATAACACACACAGGCCCAGCCAGGCAAGATGGCAGCTCCTtggatgttgctttaatatagcGTATAACACAGACAGGCACAGCAAGGCAAGATGGCGGAAGTCTTGTTTGAAATGCTCAGGAAAAATGTCTTTACCTCAGAAATTTGAAATAAAGAATGTATGCAATCTTCAGGTCTTggtggagagagtagaggaggagagaaagaggaggagagaaggaagaggagagaaagaggaggagagaaagagggggaggaaaaagagaagaACCCTAACAGAGTCCTGTTGCATACACACTGCAGCTGTCTGTGCATATACCTTTGGGGAGAAACTTGAAAATGCTACAAAGAGTAACATTGAATGTAATTCAGGTATTTCACAGGATATTTGACGCCATAAAATCAAtggttttattattatatatgaatataaatacatgtttttaaattTGAATGTCGATTTTCTTGGCGGAAggctggttgtgtttatgaagtgtTATGTTGAACACAGAAAATACAAATTTTTTGTTGGACAAACTGTTTACAAATCAACCCAAAGCATTGTGTTTACATGTACTATTCACAAAGGAATGttatatacatattttattgtAATAGATGCAAATCTTCATTGAAAGATATAAAGAAAAGGCACACATTTAAATTACACTTATATTTCAAACCTGGACACAGACAAGATATaacagaagaaaatagaaaatggACCTGAAGATGATGTCTAACAATAAAAAGAgagtagcctagttgttagaccattgggccagtaatcgaaaggttgctggatcaaatccccgagctgacaaggtaaaaatctgtcgttctgcccctgagcaaggcagttaacccactgttccccgggtgctgaagacgtggatgaCGATTAAGGCCgccccccctcacctctctgattcagaggtgttgggttaaatgcgcaagacacatttcagttgaatgctagATATATACTAGATATAACATGTAGACGATCCAGAGGAAAACATATTCACAGGGTTGTGCTATCTCTACCACTCTGTTTAACAACAGTCTGGAAACATGAGGTCATTCAGTTCAGTTCGGTACTGACGCGATGTCGTGAATATTGGTCTGTTACCATAGTTATGTAGACTGGAGGCGCTGGAGGATGATGTAATGTTCTTattcccccccccacccaccaccaatGCAATCTCATTATGGTAGtatcaccccccccctccctccttcttttgGAGTGGCATTGCTCTGATTGGATATATCACCACTCTGGCCTCCCAGTGTCCTCAGTACAGCTGGTGTCTTCAGTCACGCCATACAGCCGGGTCAAACACACTGACCCCAGAGTTCAGGCACATATTGATCActttgtctcaaatggcaccctattccctttatagtgcactacttttgaccagggccttggtcaaaagtagtgcactatatagggaatagggtgccatgggtGCCAAGTCTAATAAACTAAAAATACATCTTTAAACTAAGCAGGAGAACTCAGCCTTAGGACGGTACTGAGAGATGGGTTAAATATGTAATCATTTACATGCAACTACATTAAGATACATAATTGATAATAATCATTAAAGGCTGTTATAATTAGCTTTCAGATAGAGGTGTTGCATATCAGGCAGGGCCTGGGGCTTGAGGCCAACTGTCATAGTTTAAAACAGAGGTAATGAGAGTTTAGTTCATGAATAGCAGCCTATATCTATACTACAATTAGTCAATGTGATTCGTTAAACATCTTTCAGCCATTTCACCAGGCTCAGATTCCCCAAAACGTCCATGTTTGTCAAACATGTAGATTTAGAAGAACAtagttattttgttaatttttctGTCAGTTGTTTAGTTGTTTTTAGTTAATGGATTACCTCGCTAAACATATATGCTTSATGTTATCAGTCCGAGTTAATTAGCAGGAACAGCTCAGATCATTAGAAGGTATTGATGATTGGGTGAGGTAGCCCTTTTAAAGTACAATGAGCTCACAATGTCTGACTGATTTCTTGGAAAAAGACTTGGTGATAAACTGATYATCACAGAATAGTCACCCAATATGACTAAATAGTCAGAGGATAGTCACTAAATAGTCTCAGATTGAACAGAAAYACTGAGAGAGAAAGCCCTGTCCTGAATTGATCTGGGATAACGCTATAATGCCAAAGTTTCAAATGCGATTCCTACATGTGGAGAAATTGTTTCACCAATGCAGCAGCATGTTAGGATTTTGTGTTCATATCACTGAAGTCCATCAGGTCTACAATACACCTGTTTGTAATCAGTGTTTTGTCTTTATAAAGCCAATGAGGAAATAAAAAATACGAAAACAGTTTGTCCAACAAAATAGCCTTTTGTTAGCTGTTTTTAATCTATTATTACAGTGACTTTGTTTTTGGTTCTTGTACATTTTCTGTAACCATTTCTACCTCATTTTGCAACATATTGTACATGAAGTATTGATTtcatgtctgtttttttatgtctGTTTTCAAACTGATAACAATGTTTTTGAACTGTAATAATGTTTTTGAACTGTAATAATGGTCTACCTCAGA contains:
- the LOC111966833 gene encoding fidgetin-like protein 2, whose amino-acid sequence is MHWNPEHAQSLSQWPEQHLDVSSTTSSPAHKSELYAAGRAHGRGGSAHGYAWANDDISALTASNLLKSYAEKYCDVLDLPYDRPPGPTVGTYPEPGAFGGLIGLKTELEPWPLSHSAEGLYPGSLDGLSGPKAGATSAGPPGASNMSGVNSNLSESCYSGSSSSSGSHSGDYNRPSYNGTYVSPGYCPQPPSALPPASLQHPLQPTPTLLPSYSLSTSVYNYPPSSYPHQPGLGPTYSHPSAGYLPPGLAAPTPLPSRPTVVGGSYGYQESGGGLKRKAFEMSLDEEEDGSRYSKYTGYDPVKPGGGDSLSPYRVGDKENSGFTAGSTDPQTFKPSKPSSQPLVSPPYRVALAGDYSPPAGMTGENVGGGGGSENQGFIQQQHHSSLAHNNKLPSLHGQGQPGSGPGESGSLKSPDRRLLDLVNGEVLDCSPALLWGELAGLTHVKAALEEELLWPCLRPSPAVRPPATVLLFGPRGGGKTTLARSMASQLGASFYRLSGAMLASKGKAEAEGILGATLQVAGSRQPSVVLLSEVEAMEKEEGLRQVLLSALEKAQMELGLAGAGLVIMVCATGRPDLLQDAVHRSFAKRYHVGLPDAFYTKPS